From Carya illinoinensis cultivar Pawnee chromosome 5, C.illinoinensisPawnee_v1, whole genome shotgun sequence, one genomic window encodes:
- the LOC122311287 gene encoding WAT1-related protein At3g28050-like codes for MQGLGVIAALVTVQFLEVGLNTMVKAAMSRGMSNYIFVVYSNALAIFVLLLASIIYYRKRSLPPLKFSMVFRIFVLGLLSCSVQTFMYTGIRYSSPTLASAVVDLMPAFTFILAIISRMEKLDLRVQSSLAKCIGTIISIAGALVVTLYKGLPITSTSSPNSRQPNVLLSPKSNWVLGGCLLATGSFCLAVLFIFQTLIIRDYPSELMVTLICSIFVTIQSASVALFAEKDPAAWRLRLDTELITIGYSALFVIATRSVVVTWACRKKGPVYVSLFNPLGMVIAVVMGVTFLGDTLYLGSVIGAAVIAVGFYAVIWGQAQEDKTTENRGICSFESSSPNVPLLQNKNLDF; via the exons atgCAGGGCTTGGGAGTAATCGCAGCATTGGTGACGGTACAATTCCTGGAAGTGGGCTTGAACACTATGGTCAAAGCGGCCATGAGTAGAGGGATGAGTAACTATATTTTTGTTGTTTACTCTAACGCCCTCGCCATCTTCGTCCTTCTCCTAGCTTCTATAATCTATTACAG AAAAAGAAGTCTTCCTCCACTAAAGTTTTCAATGGTCTTTAGAATCTTTGTGCTTGGCTTGCTAAG TTGCTCTGTGCAGACCTTCATGTACACTGGGATTCGGTACAGCTCCCCAACACTGGCCTCAGCAGTAGTTGATCTGATGCCAGCTTTTACCTTCATTCTGGCTATCATCTCCAG GATGGAGAAGTTGGACTTGAGAGTTCAGAGCAGTCTGGCCAAGTGCATTGGCACCATTATATCTATAGCAGGTGCATTAGTTGTGACTTTATACAAAGGTCTGCCCATCACAAGTACTTCATCACCTAATAGTCGCCAACCCAATGTTCTTCTGTCACCAAAATCAAATTGGGTCCTTGGAGGCTGTCTTCTTGCCACTGGTAGCTTTTGCCTTGCAGTATTGTTTATTTTCCAG ACCCTGATTATTAGAGATTATCCTTCCGAGTTGATGGTAACACTCATCTGTTCCATTTTTGTAACCATCCAATCTGCCTCAGTCGCACTATTTGCAGAGAAAGATCCAGCCGCTTGGAGGCTAAGGCTAGATACGGAGCTGATAACTATAGGTTACTCG GCCCTATTTGTGATTGCTACACGAAGCGTAGTTGTTACCTGGGCATGCCGTAAGAAGGGTCCTGTCTATGTTTCATTGTTTAACCCTCTAGGAATGGTCATTGCGGTTGTCATGGGGGTTACGTTTCTTGGGGATACTCTTTATCTTGGAAG TGTGATAGGTGCTGCTGTAATCGCTGTCGGGTTTTATGCTGTAATATGGGGACAAGCCCAAGAAGATAAGACGACTGAAAACAGAGGAATTTGTAGCTTTGAGTCATCTTCTCCAAATGTCCCTCTTTTGCAGAACAAAAACTTGGATTTCTAA